A genome region from Actinomycetota bacterium includes the following:
- a CDS encoding DICT sensory domain-containing protein gives MSLSISEVAERTGLTIPTLRAWESRYGFPAPQRLPGGHRRYDEQAVAALAGVIRERRNGLSLEAAIDRARVSGSNAEPSIFAAIRRAARELPVQVMGTGSMLAISRAIEDECYAHGDRHVIFGAFQQERHFRRAAHRWRELGRTGDHSVVFADFAGSRPDANPVELRLEAASVLRREWAVVCDSPTFAACLAGWERTEGRPDAGRRFEAIWTVEPRLVRHASRACVELVRKTSPELAEAIGARLEAQPIRGSDDLRNATIVTNRVVGYLDQLAR, from the coding sequence ATCAGCCTTTCAATCAGCGAAGTCGCCGAACGAACCGGGCTTACCATCCCCACCCTTCGCGCGTGGGAATCCCGCTACGGCTTTCCCGCTCCCCAGCGCCTCCCCGGCGGGCACCGCCGCTACGACGAACAAGCGGTCGCCGCCCTCGCCGGTGTGATTCGGGAGCGCCGCAACGGCCTCTCCCTGGAAGCCGCCATCGACAGGGCCAGGGTCTCGGGCTCCAACGCCGAGCCCTCGATCTTCGCCGCGATCCGCAGGGCCGCCCGGGAGCTGCCCGTCCAGGTGATGGGAACCGGCTCGATGCTCGCCATCAGCCGGGCCATCGAGGACGAGTGTTACGCCCACGGCGACCGCCACGTGATCTTCGGCGCCTTCCAGCAGGAGCGGCACTTCCGCCGGGCCGCGCATCGGTGGAGGGAGCTGGGGCGCACCGGCGACCACTCGGTGGTCTTCGCCGACTTCGCCGGGTCCCGGCCCGATGCCAACCCGGTTGAGCTGCGGCTGGAGGCTGCCTCGGTGCTGAGGCGAGAGTGGGCCGTGGTGTGCGACTCACCCACCTTCGCCGCCTGCCTCGCAGGGTGGGAGCGCACGGAGGGCCGGCCGGACGCGGGCCGCCGGTTCGAAGCGATCTGGACGGTCGAGCCCAGGCTCGTGCGCCACGCCTCCCGCGCCTGCGTCGAGCTCGTCCGGAAGACTTCGCCGGAGCTGGCCGAGGCGATCGGGGCCCGGCTGGAAGCCCAGCCGATCCGGGGCAGCGACGATCTTCGAAACGCCACGATCGTCACCAACCGCGTGGTCGGCTATCTGGACCAGCTGGCCCGCTAA